The candidate division WOR-3 bacterium genome includes the window GGGCCGATACAACGCAATCACGGCGATCAACTCTTCAAAGTTTTCCGGTTTAAAGCTCCTGAGGATCTCCTGCATTCCCTGACTCTCAAGTTGAAATACTCCCACTGTCTCTCCGCGTTTTAGCATTTCATAAGTCTGTTTGTCGTAGATCGGAATATCACCGACCTGTCTGCCGATGAGCTTCAGGGTGTCATCGATCACAGTCAATGTCCTCAACCCCAGAATATCCATCTTAAGGATGCCGATGTCTTCAAGGGAGTTCTTAGCATACTGCGTGGAGATTTCTTTTTTATCAGGACTTTTGTACAGCGGGACGTATTCAACCAATTCTTTGGGGGTGATGACCACGCCCGCTGCATGGGTCGCAGGATGACGGGCAAGCCCTTCTAATTTCCGGGCGATGTTGAATAATTCTTTATACTCCTCTTTTGTTTCAACCAGAAGTTTTAACTCTTTTACCTCATTCAACGCTTCATCAATCGTCTTGTGGAAAGGAATCAACTTGGCAAGCCGGTCGATTTCATTATAGGCGATCCCCATCACCCTTCCAACGTCCCGCACCACTGCCCTTGCCTGCATTGTTCCAAAGGTAATCACCTGGGTGACGTTCTTTTCTCCGTATCTCTGTCTGATGAAATCAATCACCTCGTCCCTTCTGGTGTCACCGAAATCAGCATCAACGTCAGGAAGACTAAGTCTGCCCGGATTTAAGAATCGCTCAAAGATAAGGTTATACTTTAAGGGATCGACATTGGTGATGCCCAGGGCATAGAGTGCCAGACTGCCCACAGCCGAGCCCCTTCCCGGGCCCACTGGAATTCCCCGTTTACGGGCGAAATCGATAATTTCCCGAACAATAAGAAAGTAACCGGACAAGCCCATTTTATTGATGATATTAAGTTCGTAATTCAGACGCTCTTCAATTCCCGGTGTGATGCGGTCGAACCTGTGGCGCACTCCTTCAAAGGTCAAGTACTTCAGATACTCAAAGTCAGTTTCAAAATTGGCTGGCCTGGGAAAACTGGGCAGCTTCACCTCTTTACCCGTAGTGTCGATCAATAGATTACACCTTTCAGCAATCAACTGGGTGTTTGTAATCGCTTCTGGCAGGTCTTCAAACAACTTCTTCATCTCCTCCGGCGGCCTGAAATAGGCCTGACGGGTTTCAAAACGCAGACGCTCCCGGTCAGACAGGGTCTTCTTTGTTCCGATACACAAAAGCACATCGTGCGCCTTATAATCATCCGGAGCAAAGTAATGGCAATCGTTCGTCGCAACCAGCGGTGCATCAAATTCTTTGGCGAGCTCGATTAAACTATTGTGAATATTCTTCTCCCTCTTCAATCCCAGACGCATGATTTCTATATAAAAATTGTTTCTGCCGAGGATGTCCTGATATTCCTGGAGTGCCTGGCGTGCTCCTTCAAGATCACCGGCGCCGAGCTTATAAGGAATCTCACCTTTAAGACACCCTGACAGACCAATGAGTCCTTTATGGTGTTTCATCAAAAGTTCTTTGTCGATACGGGGCTTGTAATAAAACCCTTCCAAGTAGGCGGCAGAAGAGAGCTTTATCAAATTTCTGTACCCGGTCTCATCTTCACAGAGCAGGGTAAGGTGAAACGACGACTCAGGGATCCGCAGGTTTCTTGACTGATCAAACCGCGACCTCGGAGCGATATAGGTTTCAATGCCGATGATCGGTTTTATACCCCGTTTGTGGGCGCTCTTATAGAACTTAATCGCACCGAACATATTTCCGTGGTCAGTGATCGCCAGTGCCGACATCTTGTATTTCGCCGCCAGCTCGGTAAGCCGGTCGATCTTCATCGCTCCGTCAAGAAGTGAATACTCGGTGTGATTGTGAAGATGAACAAAAGACATAACTAAAATTTACACACCCGCCTGCCCGGCTGCAGAAGGACACATCTTATATAGTGTGTCACTTCTACGAATAACACTATATATAGTGTTCGGGACCGGACAACCCGCCTTTTCTTCTTAAATTGTTTCATCGAACTTGGCTTTATCAAGGGGCAAGTGCAGGGGATTGGCGCAATATATCTCCTTGCAGCGCGGACATAAGACAAAATCAAATTCTTTATAGACCTCTTCCTCGATCAATTCCTCGGGATATGATTTTATCTTTTCGAATTCCTTGTCCAGATCAATCTTCTTGCCGTTCAAATTTATAACCCCGTCAAAGTCGGCGAAGACCTTGATCGTCAGTCTGTAGAACAGGTCGCCGGGATTTATCAATTTGCTGCACTTACTGCATCTCTGTGTTGACATGTAAAGGTACTTTATAAATTATGACAGTGCTTTAAGCACATGTCTACAAACTTCTTTTAACGTTTCAAAAACTCCGATTCCTTGAGTCGCAACAGCTTCAAAATATGGATATTTATTTTCGGGATTTAAAACCTTCTGTAATTCTTCGACCGAAGTTATATTGGGTAAATCCCTTTTGTTGTACTGAATGACAAATGGAATCCTGTCCAGGGATAGATTATAGGTCCTCAGGTTGTCCTGCATATTCTCGAGCGACTCTATATTTTCATCAAAACGTTCGATCTGTGAATCCGCGACAAAGATAATACCGTCAACACCTTTCAGAATAAGTTTACGTGACGCATTGTAAAAAACCTGGCCTGGGACCGTGTAGAGGTGAAACCGTGTTTTAAATCCGCGGATAGTGCCGAGATCGACCGGCAAAAAATCAAAGAAGAGCGTTCGATCAAGCTCTGTCGCCAGACTGATAAGCTTTCCTTTGATCGAAGGATTTAATTTGGTGTAAATATACTTTATATTCGTGGTCTTGCCGCCCAGCCCCGGTCCATAATAGACGATCTTGGCGTTTATTTCCCGTGATGCGTAGTTTATCAGAGCCATATCTATCCGTTACCTGATATATCCTGCCTTTGCTGACATCGCTTCGTGCTCATCCGCCCTTAGAATCCAAAGAGTTTATCCAGCTCTTCTTCAGCCGCTTTGGTGAAATCCGCATCGATTTCTTTGGATGGACCGGTCTCTTTCTCTAATTTATCGAATATCTCAGAGAAAATCTTTTCGAGCTCCGCCGCAGTGTTCTTCGCCTTCACCCTCACCAGGCCGAGGGTTGTACGTTGATCAAAAATTACCGCCAGGATTACGCGGTCGGCGATAAGACAGACGTAGAGGTTCTCTTTTTCCCCCTGGTGAAAGAGTGTTGAAAATTCCTTTTCCCCGATCAGCGACGCGAGTTGGCTTGTAGCCGCAAAGTCAGCAGCAGAAAGGGTTGCAAAAGATGATGTGTCGAGACTAGTGGTGTCACCGGCTGAGGTGATCAGCTGACCTGCTTTATCAATCAATAGAATGGTGCGGGCATTTGTGCCCTGCAGAAGCTGATTCAGGGTGTCGTTAATCGCCCAGAAATCTTCTTCAAAAATATTAATACCCTCACGCATTGTGTTATTATAAATATTATTTACGAAAAGTCAAGCCACTTTTTAATGCCCGCCGGAAAAAGCTTGAATCCGAATTTGGGGAGCTTTTTAAAGAGAAAACCCGGCTCAGTTTTATCGTCTGTTATGCCCCTGACGTTTTTTTGCGGCGTAATTTCAAAACAAATTCAGTCCAGTTTTATCTTTAAACTAACCGCAGCGCATTGTTCTGTTGACATAATCTTAAATCTGATTATACTTCCATTTATCCATGGATGGAAAAAATGATACTTTTATTGAGTATTTTAAAGTTGTAATCAACCAACGAAAGTCTGTCTTAAGAAACACGATTATTATAACAATCATTGCAATCATCGTCAGTTTTCTATTAACTCCGCAATTCACCGCCACAGCAACAATATTGCCTCCAGGCACAGAACAGACGACATCCCTGGATCTAACTGTCGGAGGTCTATCGACCGGGAACGCAGGTATTCCCGCCTTAAGTTCGATTCTTCCCGGTTTGGCAACTCCTTCAGATCTCTATACGGCGATAATGAAAAGCGGTAAAGTAAGAAGTAGAATAATAAAACAGTTCAATTTAAAACAGAAATTTAAAACCAGAACCATGTACGATACCCACAAAAAATTAACCGATATCACGCAGATAAAGATAAGCCCTGAAGGCATAATCTCGATAAGTGTAACATACAGAGATAAGTATCTTGCAACAAAAATAGCAAATGCTTATATAGAAGAACTCGATAAATTCAACAAAGAAATATCAATAACCTCGGCTAAAAAATACCGCCTGTTCATTGAAAAAAGACTTAAAGAAGCTGAAGATTCTCTGGCCAGGGCAGAGGAAACACTGAAAAATTTTCAGAAGAAAAATCGAACCGTCGCCCTTGATACTGAGATTAAAAAAGTAATCGAAACTATTGCGTCTTTGAAAAGCAGAGTTATTTTAAAAGAGGTGCAGAAAAAAGCGGTAAGTGGGATCGATAATCCATATATTCAAAGTATCGAACGAGAATTAAGAGAAATGAGAAAACAACTTGCGAAAATTGAATTCGGCAGCAAGACGAAGAAGAGAGATGAGTTCGGCGCAGGCTTTTCGATCCCGCTCTCTGAACTTCCTGAGGTTTCTTTAGAATATGCGAGATTACTGAGAGACGTTAAGGTTCAAGAAGCGGTGTACGAACTACTGGCCCAGCAATACGAACAGGCAAGGATAATGGAAGTGAAAGATACGCCCACAGTTCAGATTCTGGATAAAGCCCGGATTCCTGAAAAGAAATCATCTCCGAATCGACGATTAATCGCACTGCTGGCTCTTTACTGCGCTGTTACTTTCAGTGTAATGTATGCAATCACATTTCACCGTTATTCTAAAAGCGACAGCAAGAACGCTCTAAAGAGATTTATAAATGAAATCCACCGTGATTTCAAACACACCCGTACAATAATCCACTCTTTTATGAAAAGGTCCGCATAATGTTAAAGACGCAAACATCATCCTCTTTCGAAATAAAACCCACGCTCTTTTTCACGATTGTTGCTTTGCAAATAGGCTTCGGCCTGCTGTTTTATCATTTCTTCAAACCCGTCCTGATTGCACTCTTTATACTCTCTTTCTTTATTTTAATTCTATACAACATTGAGTTATCTTTCTTGTTGATCCTGGCGATAATCTTTCTCGTCCCGGGTCACGGGCATGAAATTCCTCCGCTCAACCTCGGAATCGAACTTAAATTCATATGGTCGGCGCTGTTGGTCGTCATCATATTTCTATTAATTGAAATAATAACCAAACAGAGAAGATACCAACCGACGCACCTGAAAATACCCATGTTGTTCTTCTGCAGTTATCTCGTTGTTACCACCCTGATGGGTATCCTGAGGGGATGTGAAACTGAACTTATCAGAAGGGATTTTCTGACCCTCTCTTTGTTTTCTTTATATTTCTTTATCCCTTCATTGATGCAGGGGAAAAAAACATTCAGATATTTCATGAACATCCTCATTTTTATCACGGCCATTGTCGCCTTACAATACCTTATCATCTTTATTCTCAACTTAACCGGAGGAACCTTTATCAGAATCAAACCGAATCAGGGATTGGTCTTTATATTCACAATACCTTTAATATTCAGCTATCTTCTTATAATGAAGGTTTCATTAATAAAAAGATTACTTCTCATAACGACGCTTATCTTGGCCTTGAGCGGCATCGCCATAACACTCACCCGGGGATTATGGATAGCGCTCACTATTGGAATTATAATCGTCCTCTTCCTCTTTCATAAAGAGGTCAACTGGCGGCGTGTATCCATAGTCGGAACAGTCATCATCGCAGGATTTATCATCACCATGTTAATCGTGGTCAAAATAATCGGTATTGATTTATGGACGTTTATCACCGCCCGTGCATCAACATTACTCACACTCAGCCAAATCCTTTCCATTAAACAACGGGTTCTGGCGAACCAGCTCGTTCTTGAACAATTCAAACATATGCCGATTTTCGGAAGTGGTCTTGGAAGTCAAATTTCATATAGTTTTATGGGTGGTATATTCAAGGTGCGGTGGATCGATAACTCTTACCTTATGCTCTTGTGGAAATTGGGCGTCGTAGGAACACTGCCTTTTTTTATCTTGATCGCATTTGCACTCATCCAAGCAGTCAGGGCATTCAAAAGCAGCTCAACAGGGATAATGAAAGCTTTTTCCGGCACAATGATATCTTTCCTCATTTCCTGGATAATCCTCGGTATTGCAAGTCCGTTGATGATTAAATATTTATTGAACGTTATATGGATCACCTTGATCGCCGTTATTATCAACCGAAATAATATTGCGTATGAATATAGCGATAATCACGCCTGATTTTTCAAGCAATTGCCTCGGCCGAAGTTACTTGCTTGCACAATTACTCCAGAGGTATCATAGAGTAAGCATCATCGGCCCGATCTTTAAGAATGAAGTATGGTTCCCTCTGGCAAAGGTCAGGGATGTCCCTTTTCTACCGATCCAGACACCTCTGAATCTTACACAATTCATTCTTAGAATAAACCGCATAATAAAAAAAATAAAAGGAGAGGTGATTTATATAACCAAACCTTTAATAACCAGCTATGGCCCGGCATTGATCGCCAAAAAGAAATTCAAACTGCCGTTGATATTGGACATCGACGATTGGGAAATGGCTCCTTTTAAAGAAAAAAATATTCTACAAAAATATCTACAGGCACTTTATCACATTAATAATCCCTTTTCTTTCTTTCCGTGTGCCGTTATGGACAAATACATCGCGCGGGCGGATTTAATAACAGTATCATCAAACAGTTTAAAGAAAATGTACGGGGGGTTAGTAGTGCCCCATTTGAGAAAAATCATTCCGCCAAAACCAGGAATGAAAAGTTCAAAAAAAACCGTTCTGTTTCTTGGAACTCCAAGGCCGCATAAGGGATTAAAAGAACTAATTGAGGCGTTCAAACTGATCCCCTATAATAACGTCGTTCTGCAAATCGTCGGATTTAATAAAAAAAGCGCCTACTGCCAAGAACTCAAGGCGTCAGCAAAAAGAGATAAAAGAATTCAGTTCCAGGATCAAGTTCGTTTCGATAAGATACCGGAATATATGGCAGGTGCTGATATCGTGGTCATTCCTCAAAAATACACTTCCTGCGGACAAACTCAGCTGCCGGCAAAACTCTTCGACGCGATGGCGTCGGGTCGGGCGATAATTGCAACCCGCGTCTCAGATATACCTGAAATAATCGGCGACGCCGGAGTTATTGTCGAACCCAACAATACCGCTGAACTTAAAAATGCGATGATTTCCCTGCTTGATTCACCTGAAAGAATCCGTGAATTGGGCGAAAAAGCGAAAGAGAGATATCGGAAATTCTACAGTTTTGATAAGATGAGTCAAAAACTAAATGATTATATCCTGTCAAACTTAAATGTCTGAATATTTCAAAAAAACATTCTCGGTTTTGTCAACCCAGGTTTTGATTCTACCTCTGACCGTACTTGCGGGTATTATCATTGCCCGAT containing:
- a CDS encoding DNA polymerase III subunit alpha: MSFVHLHNHTEYSLLDGAMKIDRLTELAAKYKMSALAITDHGNMFGAIKFYKSAHKRGIKPIIGIETYIAPRSRFDQSRNLRIPESSFHLTLLCEDETGYRNLIKLSSAAYLEGFYYKPRIDKELLMKHHKGLIGLSGCLKGEIPYKLGAGDLEGARQALQEYQDILGRNNFYIEIMRLGLKREKNIHNSLIELAKEFDAPLVATNDCHYFAPDDYKAHDVLLCIGTKKTLSDRERLRFETRQAYFRPPEEMKKLFEDLPEAITNTQLIAERCNLLIDTTGKEVKLPSFPRPANFETDFEYLKYLTFEGVRHRFDRITPGIEERLNYELNIINKMGLSGYFLIVREIIDFARKRGIPVGPGRGSAVGSLALYALGITNVDPLKYNLIFERFLNPGRLSLPDVDADFGDTRRDEVIDFIRQRYGEKNVTQVITFGTMQARAVVRDVGRVMGIAYNEIDRLAKLIPFHKTIDEALNEVKELKLLVETKEEYKELFNIARKLEGLARHPATHAAGVVITPKELVEYVPLYKSPDKKEISTQYAKNSLEDIGILKMDILGLRTLTVIDDTLKLIGRQVGDIPIYDKQTYEMLKRGETVGVFQLESQGMQEILRSFKPENFEELIAVIALYRPGPMGNIQKLIENKEHPEKIKYMHPLLEPILKETYGMIVYQEQVMQIASRIAGFTMAEADNLRRAMGKKIPELMDENREKFIQGAKQNGLSAEVAETIFNRVAPFAGYGFNKSHAAAYAALANQTAYLKCHFPQEFMISSLNSEINDTKRLWILIRESRRLGIDVLPPDINKSDYGFKKEGKNIRYGLGALKNLGKPIVLAVLKERQRGPFTSFFDFQTRTKGINRKSLESLIKAGAFQCFEPDIKKLLKTFQRGKKEIGTQQSLFAVDPEDNDNNKNDSEKDEDTIFFQKEAFGFYFSKHPLENYKEEFSALGLVPISSLNSVKDGDYITIGGLLNAKKVKKDKKGRNYAIINLEDFEGSIDVFIFSDNFEKYAPLLKIDTPLIIKGKISGDEDRKSIRAEHVVLFKDARNYYKKIFINFNTDTLPQENLKHLRELLEANRGECEVWFKINGKEESRNFRSKSIKISPAPHVLAQIKEIVGEVSLKIYGRI
- a CDS encoding gliding-motility protein MglA, producing the protein MALINYASREINAKIVYYGPGLGGKTTNIKYIYTKLNPSIKGKLISLATELDRTLFFDFLPVDLGTIRGFKTRFHLYTVPGQVFYNASRKLILKGVDGIIFVADSQIERFDENIESLENMQDNLRTYNLSLDRIPFVIQYNKRDLPNITSVEELQKVLNPENKYPYFEAVATQGIGVFETLKEVCRHVLKALS
- a CDS encoding roadblock/LC7 domain-containing protein yields the protein MREGINIFEEDFWAINDTLNQLLQGTNARTILLIDKAGQLITSAGDTTSLDTSSFATLSAADFAATSQLASLIGEKEFSTLFHQGEKENLYVCLIADRVILAVIFDQRTTLGLVRVKAKNTAAELEKIFSEIFDKLEKETGPSKEIDADFTKAAEEELDKLFGF
- a CDS encoding glycosyltransferase family 1 protein, encoding MNIAIITPDFSSNCLGRSYLLAQLLQRYHRVSIIGPIFKNEVWFPLAKVRDVPFLPIQTPLNLTQFILRINRIIKKIKGEVIYITKPLITSYGPALIAKKKFKLPLILDIDDWEMAPFKEKNILQKYLQALYHINNPFSFFPCAVMDKYIARADLITVSSNSLKKMYGGLVVPHLRKIIPPKPGMKSSKKTVLFLGTPRPHKGLKELIEAFKLIPYNNVVLQIVGFNKKSAYCQELKASAKRDKRIQFQDQVRFDKIPEYMAGADIVVIPQKYTSCGQTQLPAKLFDAMASGRAIIATRVSDIPEIIGDAGVIVEPNNTAELKNAMISLLDSPERIRELGEKAKERYRKFYSFDKMSQKLNDYILSNLNV